The Centroberyx gerrardi isolate f3 chromosome 12, fCenGer3.hap1.cur.20231027, whole genome shotgun sequence genome has a window encoding:
- the cited4b gene encoding cbp/p300-interacting transactivator 4b — MADHLMMPMNHSSAGASLHGYRMGMNGGLQAGHQQHANQPGMRALPNGQMMHYGGAQANMEAAMRQRQGMVGGPMNGQLNGAQMGHHQMTSGNMMYNGQPQQQQHHPQQQQHQQHHMHPQQHQQQQAQHPQQQQQQQQQFMNGGLTSQQLMASMQLQKLNTQYHGHPLGPMGGNHMGPTTQYRMNPAQLANMQHMAGPALALNGMDADMIDEEVLTSLVMELGLDRVQELPELFLGQNEFDFISDFVSKQQPSTVSC, encoded by the coding sequence ATGGCTGACCATCTGATGATGCCCATGAATCACAGCTCAGCGGGCGCCAGTCTCCACGGTTACAGGATGGGCATGAACGGCGGCCTGCAGGCAGGTCACCAGCAGCATGCCAACCAGCCGGGCATGCGGGCGCTGCCCAACGGCCAGATGATGCACTATGGCGGCGCCCAGGCCAACATGGAGGCCGCCATGAGGCAACGGCAGGGCATGGTGGGAGGGCCCATGAACGGACAGCTGAACGGAGCCCAGATGGGGCACCACCAGATGACCTCTGGTAACATGATGTATAACGGCCAGCcgcagcaacagcagcatcacccccagcagcagcagcatcagcagcatcacaTGCATCCGCAGCAACACCAGCAGCAACAAGCCCAGCacccgcagcagcagcagcaacagcaacagcagttcaTGAATGGAGGGCTAACATCGCAGCAGCTCATGGCCAGCATGCAGCTGCAGAAACTCAACACCCAGTACCATGGACACCCGCTGGGGCCTATGGGCGGGAACCACATGGGCCCCACGACCCAGTACCGCATGAACCCGGCCCAGCTGGCTAACATGCAGCACATGGCCGGGCCGGCGCTGGCCCTGAACGGCATGGACGCGGACATGATCGACGAGGAGGTCCTGACCTCGCTGGTCATGGAGCTGGGCCTGGACCGGGTCCAGGAGCTGCCAGAACTCTTCCTGGGCCAGAATGAGTTTGACTTCATCTCGGACTTTGTCAGCAAACAACAGCCCAGCACCGTTAGTTGCTGA